From one Lolium rigidum isolate FL_2022 chromosome 4, APGP_CSIRO_Lrig_0.1, whole genome shotgun sequence genomic stretch:
- the LOC124647881 gene encoding cytochrome P450 709B2-like has translation MESNLVQAVVAVLAVLLISMQCGRALWYVMWRPYAVAWWFRQQGIQGPPYKILFGSLPEIRRLLISGRANALDAGCHNYASLVQPFFQKWASDYGKTFLYWLGPIPAICSTDMTIVKQVLGDRTHLFQKDYLNPKFEIILGKGLIFVNGDDWKRHRRVVHPVFNQEKLVSMSAMASECAQQMMERWFAKIKNGNDHQAETDMLGDFDELTLTVIARVIYGENNQDARDIFQLLQEVRDLTISSFLDPPIPWFRYLPTRRNRRSRQLDNFVTSKIRRLIHERLARKDTEGGYGDDVLGVTVKAWSESGTLSVQEIIGECKTFLAAGQDTGANLLTWAMFLLSSYPEWQEKVREEVLRECPDSIEVHSVEAMGKLKLLNMTLLETLRLYNPVPFLLRKTAKDTILADIRVPKGTTITIPIAMLHRDEDIWGADANAFNPMRFESVASRAHPNALLSFSLNRLHHHSAGNDLVQDGFC, from the exons ATGGAGTCTAACTTAGTGCAAGCCGTGGTTGCTGTCCTCGCTGTGTTGTTGATCTCGATGCAATGCGGCAGGGCACTATGGTATGTCATGTGGAGGCCGTATGCCGTCGCCTGGTGGTTCAGGCAACAAGGGATCCAAGGCCCACCTTACAAAATACTCTTTGGGTCCTTGCCCGAGATTAGGCGACTACTGATTTCAGGGAGAGCAAATGCTCTCGATGCTGGCTGCCACAACTACGCCTCTCTCGTGCAGCCCTTCTTTCAGAAATGGGCCTCCGActacg GGAAAACATTCCTGTACTGGTTGGGACCAATCCCCGCGATCTGCTCTACTGACATGACGATAGTCAAGCAAGTGCTAGGCGACAGGACACACTTGTTTCAGAAAGACTACTTGAATCCCAAGTTTGAAATCATCCTAGGCAAAGGGCTCATATTTGTGAATGGAGATGATTGGAAGCGGCACCGAAGAGTGGTCCACCCAGTTTTCAACCAGGAGAAGCTCGTG TCCATGTCAGCCATGGCATCAGAATGCGCACAGCAGATGATGGAGCGTTGGTTCGCCAAAATAAAAAACGGCAACGACCACCAAGCTGAGACAGACATGCTCGGCGACTTCGATGAGTTAACTCTAACAGTTATTGCAAGGGTGATTTACGGCGAGAACAACCAGGATGCCCGGGACATATTTCAACTACTCCAGGAGGTCCGAGATCTTACAATATCTTCTTTTCTTGATCCCCCAATACCATGGTTCAG GTACTTGCCAACACGCCGCAATCGCCGGTCGCGGCAACTTGACAATTTCGTAACCAGCAAGATCAGGCGACTTATACATGAGCGACTTGCCAGGAAAGACACCGAGGGCGGCTATGGAGATGACGTGCTGGGCGTAACAGTGAAGGCATGGTCTGAATCGGGGACCCTGAGCGTCCAGGAGATCATCGGCGAGTGCAAGACCTTCCTTGCCGCAGGGCAGGACACCGGTGCAAATCTCCTCACCTGGGCGATGTTTCTGCTGAGTAGCTACCCGGAGTGGCAGGAGAAGGTTAGAGAGGAGGTTCTCCGAGAGTGCCCAGACAGCATCGAGGTGCATAGCGTTGAGGCCATGGGAAAACTGAAGTTG CTTAACATGACCCTGCTAGAGACACTGAGGCTCTACAACCCTGTGCCGTTCTTGCTGAGGAAAACCGCCAAAGACACCATTCTCGCAGACATCCGAGTGCCAAAAGGAACAACAATAACCATTCCCATAGCAATGTTGCACAGGGACGAGGATATCTGGGGCGCTGACGCCAACGCATTTAACCCAATGAGATTTGAGAGCGTTGCCTCGAGGGCCCACCCCAACGCATTGTTGAGCTTCTCATTGAATAGATTACACCACCATAGTGCAGGCAACGACTTGGTACAAGATGGATTTTGCTAG